The following coding sequences are from one Arthrobacter sp. 24S4-2 window:
- a CDS encoding acyl-CoA desaturase, whose translation MAIVTNHEAETTEDTVVPSSGDDAALQAKEAAAAASGVVKTRRGALATSGSPLVRPPAAAHLSDEQVAELGRELDAIKDDILAKRGASDAAYIRRMIKIQRGLEISGRATLLVSRNKGAWIAGTTLLSLAKILENMEIGHNVLHGQWDWMRDPDIHSTTWEWDFVTPARAWQHTHNDLHHRWTNVVGKDNDVGYNLLRMDAQQEWKPFNLGNPLYNAILAPVFEWGIAIYDLELNDYKEGNKSKEALVKDLKALGVKALKQFTKDYAATPAVAMLTGSGKQALYGTLTANAVRNVWAHAVIFCGHFPEGTDTFTEEMVEGETRGDWYVRQMIGSANISGSKFMHLMTGNLSHQIEHHLFPDIPSNRYAEVAPKVQEICKRYGLPYTTGPIWKQVGSTWAKVFKLALPPKKA comes from the coding sequence ATGGCAATAGTTACCAACCACGAAGCCGAGACCACGGAAGACACCGTTGTGCCGTCCTCGGGCGACGACGCCGCATTGCAGGCGAAGGAGGCAGCCGCGGCTGCCTCCGGCGTTGTTAAGACGCGCCGCGGGGCGCTGGCCACTTCCGGCAGCCCGTTGGTCCGTCCTCCGGCCGCAGCGCACCTCTCCGACGAGCAGGTGGCCGAGCTGGGCCGCGAACTTGACGCTATCAAGGACGACATCCTGGCCAAGCGCGGTGCCTCCGACGCCGCCTATATCCGCCGCATGATCAAGATCCAGCGCGGCCTGGAGATCTCCGGCCGTGCGACGCTCCTGGTGAGCCGGAACAAAGGCGCCTGGATTGCCGGCACCACCCTGCTGAGCCTGGCCAAGATCCTGGAAAACATGGAGATCGGGCACAATGTGCTGCACGGCCAGTGGGACTGGATGCGGGACCCGGACATCCACTCCACCACCTGGGAATGGGACTTCGTCACCCCGGCCCGCGCCTGGCAGCACACGCACAATGACCTGCACCACCGCTGGACCAACGTGGTGGGCAAGGACAACGACGTCGGATATAACCTGCTGCGCATGGACGCCCAGCAGGAGTGGAAGCCGTTCAACCTCGGCAACCCGCTCTACAACGCCATCCTGGCCCCGGTATTCGAGTGGGGCATCGCGATCTACGATCTCGAGCTGAACGACTACAAAGAAGGCAACAAGTCCAAGGAAGCGCTGGTCAAGGATCTCAAGGCCCTCGGTGTCAAGGCGCTCAAGCAGTTCACCAAGGATTACGCCGCCACCCCGGCAGTCGCCATGCTGACCGGTTCCGGCAAACAGGCGCTCTACGGCACGCTGACCGCCAATGCGGTACGCAACGTCTGGGCCCACGCCGTGATCTTCTGTGGTCACTTCCCCGAGGGGACGGACACCTTCACCGAGGAAATGGTGGAAGGGGAGACCCGCGGAGACTGGTATGTGCGGCAGATGATCGGCTCCGCCAACATCTCCGGTTCCAAGTTCATGCACCTTATGACCGGCAACCTGTCACACCAGATCGAGCACCACCTTTTCCCGGACATTCCGTCCAACCGCTATGCCGAGGTGGCGCCGAAGGTGCAGGAGATCTGCAAGCGTTACGGCCTGCCGTACACCACGGGCCCGATCTGGAAGCAGGTCGGCTCCACGTGGGCCAAGGTCTTCAAGCTGGCACTGCCGCCCAAGAAGGCGTAG
- a CDS encoding ferredoxin reductase: MIRLRKLARAASVLTTPLAPEDILSLFNPVFSARQLRGVVTRVVAETADSATIFFRPGRGWKAHQAGQWARIGVELDGVRHWRSYSLSAPAGQDPAITVTDVGAVSGVLVRNTRPGDVLFLAPPQGDFVLPEHPRPLLMLTAGSGITPVMSMVRTLVPHRPDADVVLIHSARTPEDSIFREELSELADQFPNFKVIHWSTGERGRVDFSSAAVLDELCPDWRHRAAYACGPEGFLDDAEALWSAEAAAAAAGSAADGESHQPEGPFAADPINLIIERFTTSLAAGAGHDGGLVTFEASDREVEADGSTPLLDVGEDAGVLMPSGCRMGICHSCLTPLRAGHVRDLRTGEVHGEPGQLIQTCVSAAAGPVNLDI, encoded by the coding sequence ATGATCCGGCTCCGTAAGCTGGCGCGCGCCGCATCTGTACTCACCACCCCGCTAGCTCCAGAAGACATTCTGTCGCTTTTCAATCCTGTGTTCTCCGCACGCCAGCTCCGCGGCGTAGTCACCAGGGTGGTTGCCGAGACGGCCGATTCCGCCACCATCTTCTTCCGTCCAGGCCGCGGCTGGAAGGCCCACCAGGCCGGCCAGTGGGCACGCATCGGCGTCGAACTCGACGGCGTGCGGCACTGGCGTTCCTATTCCCTGAGTGCTCCCGCCGGCCAGGATCCCGCCATCACCGTGACCGACGTCGGCGCCGTTTCCGGCGTCCTGGTCCGCAACACCCGCCCCGGTGACGTGCTGTTCCTGGCTCCGCCGCAGGGCGACTTCGTCCTCCCCGAGCACCCCCGGCCGCTGCTTATGCTCACCGCCGGCAGCGGCATCACGCCCGTGATGTCCATGGTCCGCACGCTGGTGCCGCACCGCCCGGACGCCGACGTCGTGCTGATCCATTCAGCCCGGACCCCGGAGGACAGCATTTTCCGGGAAGAACTGTCGGAGCTTGCCGACCAGTTCCCCAACTTCAAGGTCATCCACTGGTCTACCGGCGAACGCGGCCGGGTGGACTTCTCCTCTGCCGCCGTGCTGGACGAACTCTGCCCGGACTGGCGCCACCGCGCAGCCTACGCCTGCGGCCCTGAAGGGTTCCTGGACGACGCCGAGGCGCTGTGGTCTGCAGAAGCAGCTGCTGCGGCAGCGGGCAGCGCCGCCGACGGGGAATCCCACCAGCCGGAGGGGCCGTTCGCGGCCGACCCGATCAACCTGATCATCGAACGTTTCACCACGAGCCTGGCCGCCGGCGCCGGGCACGACGGCGGACTGGTCACCTTTGAGGCGTCCGACCGTGAGGTCGAGGCGGACGGAAGCACCCCCCTCTTGGACGTCGGCGAAGACGCCGGAGTCCTGATGCCCAGCGGCTGCCGGATGGGCATCTGCCACAGCTGCCTCACTCCACTGCGGGCCGGACATGTCCGCGACCTCCGCACCGGCGAAGTCCACGGCGAACCGGGCCAACTAATCCAGACGTGTGTTTCGGCAGCCGCCGGACCCGTTAACCTCGACATTTGA
- a CDS encoding FAD-binding oxidoreductase encodes MSSTASTKLVAIIGGGILGVSTAVHLLRQGASVVLLTEQGLASEATGRSLSWLNSAGERSTPYHQLRLAGVDRYRTLFAADPGREWLQFDGGLMWKAAGQHAVTEARHAYEKSVGYDSRLLAPADIAAVTPGIDSSAVPENAIFNPGEGWVSLPDLVEFLMEEFHALGGQLVLNAGKASVTVDGGRAAGVETAAGETYQADAVLVACGAATPAVVAPLGVEIPNGSPVSMLVLTKPVDHEVKAVMNTPRAAVRPNPGNTFALDHDWYEEHITEHADGSFSIPDDVVQELADEASRLIAGNPELKPASWKIGYKPIPGDGEPVLGELGQVPGCFVAFTHSGATLGLIAGELLAGEIMTGNKHPMLATFRPARFA; translated from the coding sequence ATGTCCTCCACCGCCTCAACCAAACTTGTCGCCATCATCGGCGGCGGCATCCTCGGAGTCTCCACCGCGGTCCACCTGCTCCGCCAAGGCGCATCCGTGGTCCTGCTGACCGAACAGGGCCTCGCGAGTGAAGCCACCGGCCGCTCGCTCTCCTGGCTGAATTCCGCCGGCGAGCGATCCACCCCGTATCACCAGCTGCGCCTCGCCGGCGTGGACCGTTACCGCACCCTCTTCGCAGCAGATCCGGGCAGGGAATGGCTGCAGTTCGATGGCGGCCTGATGTGGAAGGCAGCCGGACAACATGCCGTAACCGAAGCCCGGCATGCCTACGAGAAGTCCGTCGGCTACGACTCCAGGCTGCTTGCACCCGCGGACATCGCCGCCGTCACCCCCGGCATCGATTCCAGTGCAGTACCGGAAAACGCCATCTTCAATCCCGGGGAAGGCTGGGTCAGCCTCCCGGACCTGGTGGAATTCCTCATGGAGGAATTCCACGCCCTCGGCGGCCAGCTCGTCCTCAACGCCGGCAAAGCATCCGTAACGGTCGACGGCGGGCGGGCCGCCGGCGTCGAGACGGCGGCCGGCGAGACCTACCAGGCCGATGCGGTGCTGGTGGCCTGCGGCGCCGCAACGCCCGCCGTCGTGGCACCGCTCGGCGTCGAGATCCCGAACGGTTCCCCGGTCTCGATGCTTGTTCTGACCAAGCCGGTAGACCATGAAGTAAAGGCCGTGATGAATACCCCGCGGGCCGCTGTCCGCCCCAACCCCGGAAACACCTTTGCCCTGGACCACGACTGGTACGAGGAGCACATCACAGAGCATGCCGACGGCTCGTTCAGCATCCCCGATGATGTGGTCCAGGAACTGGCCGATGAGGCATCCAGGCTCATCGCCGGCAACCCCGAGCTCAAGCCGGCGTCCTGGAAGATCGGCTACAAGCCAATTCCCGGCGACGGTGAACCCGTCCTCGGCGAGCTGGGCCAAGTGCCCGGCTGCTTCGTGGCCTTCACCCACTCCGGGGCCACGCTCGGACTCATCGCCGGAGAACTTCTCGCGGGCGAGATCATGACAGGGAACAAGCACCCCATGCTGGCCACCTTCCGCCCGGCCCGCTTCGCCTGA
- a CDS encoding class II glutamine amidotransferase, translating to MCRLFGLHAGSRPVRATFWLLDAPDSLSAQSRREPDGAGIGTFDTDGRARVAKQPLAAWEDHAFAREARDLRSTTFLAHVRYASTGAHTMANTHPFEQDGRLFAHNGAFGGLERINQRLAELGAADLVHGQTDSERLFALITAESRRAGGDVGEGITQAIRWVARELPVFSLNLIMTTATDLWAVRYPATHELHILERNPAASAEPAPLDARSARIHARSRDLSRSAHVLIATEPMDPNPGWRLMAAGELVHVGPDLAVTATLPFAEAPAHPLALADLDEAAAESQKH from the coding sequence ATGTGCCGACTATTCGGCCTGCACGCCGGTTCCAGACCTGTCAGGGCGACTTTCTGGCTCCTGGACGCCCCGGACAGTCTGTCGGCCCAGAGCCGGCGGGAGCCCGACGGCGCCGGCATAGGCACCTTTGACACGGACGGTAGAGCCCGCGTGGCAAAGCAGCCGCTTGCCGCGTGGGAGGACCACGCGTTCGCACGCGAGGCCCGGGATCTGAGGAGCACAACGTTTCTTGCCCATGTGCGTTATGCCAGTACCGGGGCGCACACGATGGCCAACACCCACCCGTTTGAACAGGACGGGCGGTTGTTCGCCCACAACGGCGCCTTCGGTGGCCTCGAGCGGATCAATCAGCGCCTGGCCGAGCTTGGGGCGGCGGATCTGGTGCACGGCCAAACCGACAGCGAACGCCTCTTCGCGCTGATCACTGCCGAGAGCCGGCGCGCAGGCGGCGATGTCGGGGAAGGCATCACCCAGGCCATCAGGTGGGTCGCCAGGGAGCTGCCCGTATTTAGCCTCAACCTCATCATGACGACGGCGACGGACCTTTGGGCGGTCAGGTACCCGGCCACCCATGAGCTGCACATTCTGGAACGGAACCCCGCCGCTTCTGCCGAACCTGCTCCCCTGGATGCCCGGAGCGCCCGAATCCACGCCCGCAGCAGGGATCTTTCCCGTTCGGCGCATGTCCTCATCGCCACCGAGCCGATGGATCCCAACCCGGGGTGGCGACTCATGGCGGCCGGTGAACTGGTGCACGTCGGTCCGGATTTGGCGGTGACCGCCACCCTCCCGTTCGCGGAGGCACCGGCGCATCCGCTTGCGCTGGCCGACCTTGACGAGGCTGCGGCGGAGTCCCAGAAGCACTGA
- a CDS encoding amino acid ABC transporter ATP-binding protein, protein MSLASNTANTAAAAESQTFHGSGLELKNLTMAYGDIEVLRNVSLTVAPGTTTCIIGPSGSGKSTLLRGVNRLHEPKSGDVLLAGESALEVNPDLLRSRIGMVFQHFNLFPDHTALENVALALWSVKGMSKAEARERARRRLAEVGLAERADHRPRDLSGGQQQRVAIARALAMEPEVMLFDEATSALDPELVKGVLNLMAGLGRRGMTMLVVTHEMGFARKVADQVVFMDEGEVVESGTPAELFDNPRSERLQRFLSEVL, encoded by the coding sequence ATGAGCCTCGCAAGCAACACCGCCAACACGGCCGCCGCCGCGGAAAGCCAGACCTTCCACGGCTCCGGCCTGGAACTGAAGAACCTGACCATGGCGTACGGGGACATCGAGGTGCTCCGCAACGTCAGCCTTACTGTCGCCCCCGGAACCACAACCTGCATCATCGGGCCCTCAGGCTCCGGAAAGTCCACGCTGCTTCGCGGCGTCAACCGCCTGCATGAACCCAAGAGCGGGGACGTGCTGCTGGCCGGCGAGAGCGCCCTCGAGGTCAACCCGGACCTCCTGCGCAGCCGCATCGGCATGGTCTTCCAGCACTTCAACCTCTTCCCGGACCACACGGCCCTGGAAAACGTGGCCCTGGCGCTCTGGAGCGTCAAGGGCATGTCCAAGGCGGAGGCAAGGGAACGCGCCCGGCGCCGCCTCGCCGAGGTGGGCCTCGCGGAGCGCGCTGACCACCGGCCCCGGGACCTCTCCGGCGGGCAGCAGCAGCGCGTCGCCATCGCGCGCGCCCTGGCCATGGAGCCGGAAGTGATGCTCTTTGACGAGGCAACCAGTGCCCTGGACCCGGAACTCGTCAAGGGCGTGCTGAACCTCATGGCCGGCCTCGGCAGGCGCGGCATGACCATGCTCGTGGTCACCCACGAAATGGGCTTCGCCCGCAAAGTCGCCGACCAGGTGGTCTTCATGGACGAAGGTGAAGTCGTGGAGTCCGGAACACCCGCCGAACTGTTCGACAACCCCCGCAGCGAACGTCTCCAGCGCTTCCTTTCGGAGGTGCTGTAA
- a CDS encoding CdaR family transcriptional regulator, whose product MNPTASKSPAAPTYDPPWLALPREVSDLLRPMMPGIVEAIIDAVPQLVPAYARPIEGRFGRGLRRGVAAALDRFLQLPGTKLPALSEESRELVAGLGSGEFRQGRSMDALLSAYRMGARVTFREMSRISVEKDLGLNVVVDLGESILAYIDELSAVSAEAYAFEQSERAGAVDRRRTELLELLLMGQADEAALRQAASMADWSLPARLVVVTLPLDRAAGLRLQLGPGTLVVERETDAVALVPARESAAGRAGLERVLKGRSASVGPAGGWEKVPDSLRLAVGAASVLPPREAPEDPPIWADEHLAQIVLGSEPSAIAELAERRLAPLGGLRPAQRERLAETLLSWLRNWGQRAPVAAELGIHPQTVGYRAAQLRELFGDALEDPRARFELELALHAGRR is encoded by the coding sequence ATGAACCCTACGGCGTCGAAGAGTCCTGCCGCCCCCACGTACGACCCGCCGTGGCTCGCCCTGCCCCGCGAGGTCAGCGATCTGCTCCGCCCTATGATGCCGGGCATTGTGGAAGCCATCATCGACGCCGTTCCGCAGCTGGTTCCCGCCTATGCCAGGCCCATCGAAGGACGATTCGGACGCGGCCTGCGGCGGGGCGTGGCTGCGGCACTGGACCGGTTCCTGCAGTTGCCGGGCACCAAGCTGCCAGCGCTGTCCGAGGAGAGCCGGGAACTGGTGGCCGGGCTGGGCAGCGGCGAATTCCGCCAGGGGCGCAGCATGGACGCGCTGCTGAGCGCCTACCGGATGGGTGCACGGGTGACGTTCCGGGAAATGTCGCGGATCTCGGTGGAAAAGGACCTGGGCCTCAATGTTGTTGTTGACCTGGGCGAATCAATCCTGGCCTATATCGACGAACTGTCTGCCGTGAGCGCGGAAGCCTACGCCTTTGAGCAGTCCGAGCGCGCCGGAGCGGTGGACCGGCGGCGGACCGAGCTCCTGGAGTTGCTCCTGATGGGGCAGGCCGATGAGGCCGCCCTGCGCCAGGCCGCATCCATGGCCGACTGGTCCCTGCCGGCAAGGCTGGTGGTGGTCACGCTGCCTCTGGACCGGGCCGCCGGGCTCCGGCTGCAGCTGGGGCCGGGCACGCTGGTGGTTGAACGCGAAACGGACGCCGTTGCACTTGTCCCGGCACGGGAATCCGCGGCCGGGAGGGCCGGGCTGGAGAGAGTGTTGAAGGGCAGGTCCGCCTCCGTGGGGCCTGCCGGCGGGTGGGAAAAGGTGCCTGATTCCCTGCGGCTCGCTGTGGGTGCCGCATCGGTGCTGCCGCCGCGTGAAGCCCCGGAAGACCCGCCCATCTGGGCGGATGAACACCTGGCCCAGATTGTTCTCGGCTCCGAACCTTCGGCCATCGCGGAACTCGCCGAGCGCCGCCTGGCACCCCTGGGAGGGCTGCGTCCGGCACAGCGCGAGCGGCTGGCGGAGACGCTTCTCTCCTGGCTGCGGAACTGGGGCCAGCGCGCCCCGGTGGCTGCCGAGCTGGGCATCCACCCGCAGACAGTGGGCTACCGGGCGGCGCAGCTGCGCGAACTGTTCGGTGACGCGCTGGAGGACCCGCGCGCCCGCTTCGAACTGGAGCTGGCTCTGCACGCCGGGCGGCGCTAA
- the disA gene encoding DNA integrity scanning diadenylate cyclase DisA — translation MARSPEDSLKATLGRVAPGTPLRDGLERILRGRTGALIVLGSDRTIESICSGGFDIGIDFSPTRLRELAKMDGAIICDKDAGNILRAAVQLVPDSSIETQESGTRHRTAERVAIQTGVPVISVSQSMQIIALYVNGLRHVLEGSEKVLARANQALATLERYRSRLDQVTSSLSALEIEAMVTVRDVAVTLQRQEMVRRISEEISQYVLELGEDGRLLSLQLDELTVGRGPGSDVIIRDYAGPNASPEDIDGAVSALLNLGPTELIDLSKIAGIIGFAGGVDTLDAVVQPRGYRLLSGLKAVPKAVADRLVDHFGGLQYLMAATIDDLMTVDGIGDQRARSVREGLSRMAEASLLDRFL, via the coding sequence ATGGCTCGGAGCCCTGAAGATTCGCTGAAGGCGACTCTGGGCAGAGTGGCTCCAGGCACCCCACTGCGGGATGGCCTGGAACGTATTCTTCGTGGACGCACCGGCGCGCTGATTGTCCTCGGCTCGGACCGGACCATCGAGTCCATCTGTTCCGGCGGATTCGACATCGGAATCGACTTCTCCCCGACGCGGCTGCGTGAACTCGCCAAGATGGACGGCGCCATCATCTGCGACAAGGACGCCGGCAACATCCTCCGGGCCGCCGTCCAGCTGGTTCCGGACTCGAGCATCGAAACCCAGGAATCCGGCACCAGGCACCGCACCGCCGAACGCGTCGCCATCCAGACCGGCGTCCCCGTGATTTCCGTCAGCCAGTCAATGCAGATCATCGCCCTCTACGTGAACGGGCTGCGCCACGTCCTGGAGGGCTCCGAGAAGGTCCTGGCCCGCGCCAACCAGGCACTGGCCACGCTGGAACGCTACCGCTCCCGCCTGGACCAGGTCACCAGCTCGCTCTCGGCCCTGGAGATCGAAGCCATGGTCACGGTCCGCGACGTCGCCGTGACACTGCAGCGCCAGGAAATGGTGCGCCGGATCTCCGAGGAGATCTCGCAGTACGTCCTTGAACTCGGCGAGGACGGGCGCCTGCTTTCGCTCCAGCTGGACGAGCTCACGGTGGGCCGCGGACCCGGCAGCGATGTGATCATCCGCGACTACGCCGGACCGAACGCGTCCCCGGAGGATATCGACGGCGCAGTCAGCGCCCTGCTCAACCTTGGCCCCACCGAGCTCATCGACCTCAGCAAGATCGCCGGCATCATCGGCTTCGCAGGCGGCGTGGACACGCTCGACGCTGTGGTGCAGCCGCGCGGCTACCGCCTCCTGTCCGGCCTCAAGGCCGTACCCAAGGCCGTGGCGGACCGGCTCGTTGACCACTTCGGCGGCCTGCAGTACCTGATGGCGGCCACCATCGACGACCTCATGACCGTGGACGGCATCGGCGACCAGCGCGCCCGCTCAGTCCGTGAGGGCCTGAGCCGGATGGCCGAAGCCAGCCTGCTGGACCGGTTCCTCTAA
- a CDS encoding peptide chain release factor 3 has protein sequence MSQEVLSPARVHEIHKQAARRRTFAVISHPDAGKSTLTEALALHAKVIGTAGASSGKANRKETVSDWMQMEKDRGISISSAALQFAYRDTVINLLDTPGHADFSEDTYRVLAAVDCAVMLVDAAKGLETQTMKLFEVCKQRNLPIITVINKWDRPGLDALALMDEITERTGLQPMPLTWAVGISGDFRGVWDLRNDRFARFQRNNAGANIALTEYFTPEEAAANQGDDWSNAVDEAGLVIESNLEFDVDAFHAGKATPILFSSAALNFGVKEILDALVDFAPPAAPRPDVDGDPRPVDAPFAGFVFKVQAGMNKAHRDHVAFIRVCSGVFERGMVVTQTRTGKSFATKYAQQVFGREREVIDEAFPGDVVGLVNASSLRVGDSLFLEQPVEFPAIPLFAPEHFQVARSKDPSRFKQFRRGIEQLEHEGVIQVLRSDIRGDQAPVLAAVGPMQFEVVEDRMAHDFSAPMRLERLPYSMARISTADAMPALANVPGAEVLLRSDGEYLALFNDVWALRRIEKNHPDLTLVPIGTHNPAK, from the coding sequence GTGTCTCAAGAAGTCCTTAGCCCCGCCCGAGTCCATGAGATTCACAAACAAGCGGCCCGGCGTCGGACTTTCGCGGTCATTTCGCACCCCGACGCCGGCAAGTCCACCCTGACTGAAGCGCTTGCGCTGCACGCCAAGGTGATCGGTACGGCCGGCGCGTCCAGCGGCAAGGCCAACCGCAAGGAAACCGTCTCGGACTGGATGCAGATGGAAAAGGACCGCGGCATCTCCATCAGTTCCGCCGCCCTGCAGTTCGCTTACCGGGACACTGTGATCAACCTGCTTGACACCCCCGGCCACGCCGATTTCTCCGAGGACACCTACCGTGTCCTGGCAGCCGTCGACTGCGCCGTGATGCTGGTGGATGCGGCCAAGGGCCTGGAAACGCAGACCATGAAGCTCTTCGAGGTCTGCAAGCAGCGCAACTTGCCCATCATCACCGTGATCAACAAATGGGACAGGCCCGGCCTGGATGCGCTGGCGCTCATGGACGAAATCACCGAGCGCACGGGCCTCCAGCCGATGCCGCTGACCTGGGCCGTGGGCATCTCCGGTGACTTCCGCGGAGTGTGGGACCTCCGCAACGACCGCTTTGCCCGGTTCCAGCGCAACAACGCCGGCGCCAACATTGCCCTCACCGAGTACTTCACCCCGGAGGAGGCCGCCGCAAACCAGGGCGACGACTGGTCCAACGCCGTGGACGAAGCCGGGCTGGTGATCGAATCCAACCTTGAGTTCGACGTCGACGCCTTCCACGCAGGCAAGGCGACGCCCATCCTGTTCAGCTCCGCCGCCCTCAACTTCGGCGTCAAGGAAATCCTGGACGCACTGGTGGACTTCGCCCCGCCGGCGGCTCCCCGCCCCGACGTCGACGGCGACCCCCGCCCCGTGGACGCGCCGTTCGCCGGCTTCGTCTTCAAGGTGCAGGCCGGCATGAACAAGGCGCACCGCGACCACGTCGCCTTCATCCGAGTGTGCTCCGGCGTGTTCGAGCGCGGCATGGTGGTGACGCAGACCCGCACCGGGAAGTCGTTCGCCACCAAGTACGCCCAGCAGGTGTTCGGCCGTGAACGCGAGGTCATCGACGAAGCCTTCCCCGGCGACGTGGTGGGCTTGGTCAACGCCTCATCGCTCCGGGTGGGCGACAGCCTGTTCCTGGAGCAGCCCGTGGAATTCCCCGCGATCCCGCTGTTCGCCCCGGAACACTTCCAGGTGGCCCGCTCCAAGGACCCCAGCCGGTTCAAGCAGTTCCGCCGCGGCATTGAGCAGCTGGAACACGAAGGCGTCATCCAGGTGCTCCGCTCCGACATCCGCGGAGACCAGGCACCGGTGCTCGCCGCCGTCGGCCCCATGCAGTTCGAAGTGGTGGAGGACCGCATGGCGCACGACTTCAGCGCGCCCATGCGCCTGGAACGGCTCCCGTACTCCATGGCAAGAATTTCGACGGCGGACGCCATGCCTGCGCTGGCCAACGTGCCGGGCGCCGAGGTGCTGCTGCGGTCCGACGGCGAATACCTGGCCCTGTTCAACGACGTCTGGGCCCTGCGCCGGATCGAGAAGAACCACCCGGACCTGACCCTGGTGCCGATCGGCACGCACAACCCCGCGAAGTAG
- a CDS encoding Gfo/Idh/MocA family oxidoreductase, with product MPDASTAPIRTAVVGFGVSGGVFHAPLIAADPAYSLDVIVTADPERAAEAARRYPQARIVPTPEALFALSASLDLVVLGTPPLTHFDLAATAMAHGLHVVVDKPFVTTPAHGEELISRAADAGVQLTVFQNRRWDADFLTLQKLVREGALGEIRTFESRFEWWRPEGFGNWRDTATLADGGGILHDLGAHLIDQAVQLFGPVQDSHGVTANHSSHPEGADTEAFVSLFHESGVRSRLWMNGMAAQVGPRFHVLGSAAGYTKWGLDSQEQALAAGKTPSDPAYGVDPQDSWGVLGTDGDATPVPAERGNYPRFYAELAAALRGQGPLPVQPAESLAVLKIIEEIHAFA from the coding sequence ATGCCTGATGCTTCAACGGCACCCATCCGGACCGCCGTCGTCGGCTTCGGGGTCTCGGGCGGTGTTTTCCACGCACCGCTGATCGCGGCTGATCCTGCCTACTCCCTCGACGTGATCGTGACGGCGGACCCGGAGCGCGCCGCCGAGGCGGCACGGCGCTACCCGCAAGCCCGGATCGTTCCGACGCCGGAGGCCCTGTTCGCCCTGTCCGCCAGCCTTGACCTCGTCGTCCTTGGCACCCCACCGCTCACCCATTTCGACCTGGCCGCAACGGCAATGGCCCATGGCCTCCACGTGGTGGTGGACAAGCCGTTCGTCACCACGCCGGCTCACGGCGAGGAGCTCATCTCCCGTGCGGCCGACGCCGGCGTGCAGCTGACGGTATTCCAGAACCGAAGGTGGGACGCCGACTTCCTGACGCTCCAAAAGCTCGTGCGGGAGGGCGCTCTGGGTGAAATCCGCACCTTCGAGTCGCGCTTTGAATGGTGGCGGCCGGAAGGGTTCGGGAACTGGCGCGACACCGCCACCCTGGCGGACGGCGGCGGCATCCTCCACGACCTCGGCGCCCACCTGATAGACCAGGCCGTCCAGCTGTTCGGGCCTGTCCAGGACAGCCATGGGGTGACGGCAAACCACAGTTCCCACCCGGAGGGTGCCGACACCGAAGCGTTCGTGTCCCTGTTCCACGAATCCGGAGTCCGGTCCAGGCTGTGGATGAACGGCATGGCCGCCCAGGTCGGTCCGCGCTTTCACGTCCTGGGTTCGGCGGCCGGCTACACCAAGTGGGGCCTGGACAGCCAGGAGCAGGCCCTCGCGGCTGGAAAGACGCCGTCGGATCCTGCCTACGGCGTGGATCCCCAGGACTCTTGGGGGGTCCTGGGAACTGACGGAGATGCCACACCCGTGCCGGCCGAACGGGGTAACTACCCCCGGTTCTACGCGGAGCTCGCTGCGGCCCTCCGGGGCCAGGGGCCATTACCGGTTCAGCCCGCCGAGTCCCTCGCAGTCCTCAAGATCATCGAAGAAATCCACGCATTCGCGTAG